One Vitis riparia cultivar Riparia Gloire de Montpellier isolate 1030 chromosome 4, EGFV_Vit.rip_1.0, whole genome shotgun sequence genomic window carries:
- the LOC117912891 gene encoding U11/U12 small nuclear ribonucleoprotein 48 kDa protein-like, with protein sequence MLNTVTPNPDLTSTLSALKALIHQSETAVTSTHNLLHHHCLAALSPCPFDPRHRMPPEFLFRHHLRCPSSHFPPLDPSILQSLRYPKTLQSQSPNSFLQPLRDSNSELCFSLDQFGDFGSNFFYRDCPGVVELDSPHRTLTLPGLLSVECANFVGVGDDGRIGGASRECVRLLPSELWEFRREIGLWNDFPSSYSYAVLRVVLCAEMVKEGDFLKWVIANSPWYGVVIDVAMRDHIFVLFRLVLKAIVREAISWDVKGKGLEMNSKTMSLECPNLVQAMMWLASQISVLYGEANGKFFAINMLKQCLFNVASGLVLFALEENVSVSPASKQVSGNVDADVNNIRNAKLEPPQMGTEYYERAIFVSQVAAAVAALHERSLLEQKIKSLRLSQPIPRYQLMAEHACLTARADEERKNNPNYKPILEHDGLLWQRSRNQELSKTRTREELLAEERDYKRRRMSYRGKKLKQTTTEVMRDIIEEYMEEIKQAGGIGFSVKGAEEGNVPPSKLLSPHDSSIDTYELEKIMHTSSESRGGSQDLRKELPSDYKVRSTRSDDSYSDDHEQHRRVSHGYDGNLEYHKKSFSRDKHDREYNPRSSERNRSDGRSHEQTRHRSKRGDAEVTRVKQHEPSSSMPKYRDNRAFSSVSKRVNDSTMERDDRRSEAKDRWKRKSYGNNLSESMVQNSFDDRYDPSASDDIHENDISS encoded by the exons ATGTTGAACACGGTAACTCCAAACCCTGACCTCACCAGCACCCTCTCTGCCCTCAAAGCCCTAATCCACCAATCCGAAACCGCCGTAACCTCCACCCACAACCTCCTCCACCACCATTGCTTAGCCGCTCTCAGTCCGTGCCCCTTCGACCCACGCCACCGCATGCCGCCGGAGTTCCTCTTCCGGCACCACCTCCGATGCCCTTCATCACATTTTCCTCCTCTCGACCCCTCCATTCTCCAATCCCTTCGCTACCCCAAAACCCTCCAATCCCAAAGCCCAAATTCCTTTCTGCAACCCCTTCGTGACTCCAATTCCGAACTATGCTTCTCCCTGGACCAGTTCGGGGATTTCGGATCGAATTTCTTCTACCGGGATTGCCCTGGAGTGGTGGAGCTCGATAGCCCTCATAGGACTTTGACTCTTCCTGGATTATTATCAGTTGAATGTGCAAATTTTGTTGGTGTTGGCGATGATGGAAGAATTGGAGGGGCTTCTAGGGAGTGTGTTAGGCTTCTTCCATCAGAGCTGTGGGAATTTAGAAGGGAAATTGGGCTGTGGAATGATTTCCCGAGTTCGTATTCCTACGCTGTACTTCGGGTGGTTTTGTGTGCGGAAATGGTCAAAGAGGGTGATTTCTTGAAGTGGGTGATCGCAAATTCGCCTTGGTATGGTGTTGTGATTGATGTGGCTATGAGGGACCATATATTTGTGCTGTTTAGGCTTGTTTTGAAAGCAATTGTAAGGGAGGCGATTTCTTGGGATGTGAAGGGGAAAGGTTTGGAGATGAATTCAAAAACTATGAGTTTAGAGTGTCCCAATTTGGTTCAAGCAATGATGTGGTTAGCTTCTCAAATCTCTGTTTTGTATGGTGAAGCGAATGGGAAGTTCTTTGCTATAAACATGCTTAAGCAATGCCTATTCAATGTGGCATCAGGGTTGGTGTTGTTTGCATTGGAGGAAAATGTGAGTGTATCCCCTGCTTCAAAACAAGTTTCTGGGAATGTCGATGCTGATGTCAATAATATCAGGAATGCTAAACTTGAGCCACCTCAAATGGGTACAGAGTACTATGAAAGGGCAATTTTTGTGTCCCAAGTAGCAGCGGCAGTTGCAGCATTGCATGAAAGGTCCTTACTGGAACAAAAGATCAAGAGTTTGCGACTTTCTCAGCCAATTCCAAGATATCAGCT GATGGCTGAGCATGCTTGTTTGACAGCAAGAGCTGATGAAGAACGTAAAAACAATCCCAACTATAAACCTATACTCGAACACGATGGGCTTCTTTGGCAGCGATCACGTAACCAG GAATTGAGTAAGACTAGGACAAGAGAAGAGCTATTGGCTGAAGAAAGGGATTACAAACGCCGAAGAATGTCATATCGTGGCAAGAAGTTGAAGCAAACAACAACAGAG GTGATGAGGGATATAATAGAAGAATACATGGAGGAAATCAAGCAGGCTGGAGGGATAGGATTCTCTGTGAAGGGAGCTGAAGAGGGAAATGTACCTCCATCCAAACTACTTTCTCCTCATGATTCATCGATAGACACTTATGAGCTGGAAAAAATTATGCACACTTCATCTGAATCAAGAGGAGGCTCACAAGATCTCAGGAAAGAATTACCTTCTGATTATAAAGTCAGATCTACAAGATCTGATGATTCTTATTCTGATGATCATGAGCAGCATAGAAGAGTATCACATGGGTATGATGGGAATCTGGAATATCATAAAAAAAGCTTCAGTAGGGATAAACATGATAGGGAATACAATCCCAGAAGCTCAGAAAGGAACAGAAGTGATGGGCGGTCACATGAACAGACTAGGCATAGGAGCAAGCGAGGTGATGCTGAAGTGACTAGGGTCAAGCAACATGAACCATCTTCCAGCATGCCCAAATATCGAGATAATAGAGCATTTTCATCTGTATCAAAACGTGTGAATGATTCCACCATGGAAAGAGATGATAGAAGATCAGAAGCTAAAGATAGATGGAAGAGGAAATCATATGGAAACAATTTATCAGAATCAATGGTCCAAAACTCATTTGATGATAGGTACGATCCTTCAGCATCTGATGATATACATGAGAATGATATTTCCTCTTGA